Genomic DNA from Haloarcula marina:
TGGGCTTTCAGTTCGAGTACCCCGATAGACACCATCTGAAACAGCTATTCATTGCCGAAGCATAAATCGTGCTGTCGAGCCTACCGGACCGATACATTTTATTGGCGACTCGGCGTGCGTTAGGCCGTGTCATGTGGAGTTGTCTACGTCGCAACCGGCGAGGAGTTTCTGGACGACGCGATGGTGTCGGCCGGAACTGTCCGTGAGACGAACTCGTCGCTCTCGATTGGAGTCATCACCGCCGAGTCGCTGGTAGACGCCGCCGAGGCTGCTCCCGAGTTTGACGACATCGTCGTCGCGACAGCCGAGTTTGACGACATCCGGGACAAGCACGCGAACCTACACCTCACGCCGTACGACCGTACACTGTATCTCGATACCGACACGTTCGTTCTCGATGATCTCAAACCGATCTTCGAGGTTCTCGACTGGTTCGACATCGCTGTAACGCATGCGCCGTTCCGGTCCGTCGTCTCGATCGACGGCGTCTCGCCCGCGTTTCCGGAAGTGAACGGTGGCGTCATCGCCTACCGACAGAGTGAGGCGGTGGCGTCGTTGTTCGAACGCTGGCAAGCGTGTTTCGACCGACAGCGACAGGAGGGACGGCCGGACGAGACGATCCGGTTCTCCGACGCCAAGACGCTTGATGAAATTCCGTTCGGTCGGCTACACGACCAGCCCCCACTCAGAGAGGCACTCTACCACAGCGATATCCGTTTTACTGTTATGCCACCAGAGTACAATTTCCGGGGACCTGCCGCATACGCCGAGTCGGCTGTCACCGTCATGCACATGGGACACTCAACGAAGGCATCCGCGCTCGCGGCCGTCGTGAACGACCGAACCGAACCGAGGGTGTACATTGACTGGCAGCGGCGACTGTACTTCCAGAGCGGCGACAACCGAGCGGTCGGATTACCCAGGTTGGAGGCATATCTCGGCCACCCGGCGGTCGTCGGAACACTCAAGAAAATTGGCGTCTACGAGTCGGTAAGAGGACTCTACCGTCGGCTCATCGGTCGAACTGACGGACTGTGAACCGGCAAATCACATGAAAGATACTGTCTCAGTAGGCGTCTCGAGTGTTCTCAGAGGGGATCTCCGCCACCCACTTGAGTGGCTGATGCGTGCCACGTCGGCACGGGACAGCCACCCGTTTGTCCTCCGGGGCTCACCAACCCTTCCATCGTGGATGGCATACGATGGGACACCCACGACCGTCCGGATAGCCGACGGTAATGGACGGAACCGGTATCGGGACGTACTCCACCTTCGGAACGGTGACCGCCTGACGGTTGACCCACCTCAAGAGTTCGATACCCTCGGTTTCGAGGTCGTCGACCCGGCGGGCGTATGCCGGCTGACCGTCTCGGTCACGTTCGACACCGATAGTGGCACAGACTCAAAACAGGCGATGTATCGCCCGCCAGACGACGGCGGACCGGCCATCGTTCCGTTCCAGTTCGAACTGCCGGCTCCGACGACTCGGGCAACCATCGAGTTGACCGCCGTGGCCGGAGACAGTCCCTACGACTCCCGTCTGGTGTCGCTGGCCCGGGTGTTACCGGTGCAAACGACACAGTGGCTCAAGATCGAGCGAGACCCCTGGCTCTCTAGACCCTCAGTCAACAGGACGCCAGACGACAGACCACACGTGTTCGTGGTGTCCATCGACTCACTCCGATACGACTATCTTGACGCACTCGACCCACTACTGGCCGCCCTAGGTGACCGCGTGACGGTGCCCTCAGAGCCGCGTGTCCAGGGAACGGCCACACAGCAGTCCCATGGAGCGCTATACACCGGGACACATCCCGGTATACACGGTATCACCCACGGGACGTTGGACGAAAATCGGCCGACGATAGCAGAGTTGCTAAGCGACGCCCAGTACCGGTGCTCTGCGTGTGTCAGCAGCGGAAATCTCTCTCCGGGATTTGGGTTCGGCCGTGGCTTCTACAGATACGACCACCAAGAGATGGACTGGGAGGACAGACAGTTCGACGCGAGGTCGATCGTCGATACGGCTATCGAATGGTTGGAGACCGATCTCGCCGGAGGCCATCAGGTGTTCCAGTTCCTGCATCTTTTTGACGCACATTACCCATACGTTCCGCCGGCACCGTTCTCGCCGGATATCGAAGCGGACTTTGAACTGGTCTCGCGGACACTCACTCTGGCGGCCAGGCTACAGGACACCCAAGTCGAACCGACCACACTCGACCAGACAGAGTTGCAAGAGGGCGATCTGGACCGGCTGAAGCGTAGCTACTGGCAGTCGCTACGGTACGTCGCCAGCCAGCTACGGCGGTTCGTCGACGAATTGTCGAGGGCTGGCGTGTTGGGAGAGAGCCTGATCGTCGTCACGGGGGACCACGGCGAGGAATTCTTCGAGAACGGCTACGCGTTCCACAACAGTCTCCACGACGAGAACATCCGGCCGGGTATGGTCGTCAAAACGCCGGCTGACTCCGATATAGCAGTCCCGGAGACCCCGGACATCATAGACCTCTTGCCGACAGTCGTTCGGGCCACTGGCGGCGACGTTCCCGCCAGGTGTCCGGGCCAGCCCTGGCAGGAAACAGACCGTGAGACCGTCCGTATCACGGAACGGATCATCCGTCCGGTGTATCAGCTCGCCATCGAAGACGGCGAAGAGAAAGCGATACTGACCTACCCCTCGAACTATCCGGATCGACCGACACCCGAAACGGCCGATCGTGGGCCCGATAGCGTCGTGTACTACCGCTTGAGCGGGTCGGAATCGGAGCGGGAGGAGCGGATTAGCGTCCCCGAAACCCACGATGAGGAGTGGTTCCTCGGCAAGGCGGAGGAGTTTCTCAGCGAGCACCACAGTGGACGCCAGGGCAACAAAGGAGCGGTCTCTCCGTCGGTGACGCGGCGTCTCAAAGACCTCGGGTACAAGTAGTCAGCGCTACAGGTCAGTGACCGCGTCGCCTACTTGTGGTGCCGATAGAGCGACGAGTACAGTCCATCCTGACCCATGAGTTCATCGTGGTTACCTGATTCCAGCATCTTCCCGTCCTCCATCACGTGGATCACATCGGCGTTCGTCACGGTCGAGAGACGGTGGGCGACAACGACGAGCGCGTAGTTGTTGTCCATGGACTCTATACCGGCTTGGACATCGTTCTCGGAAATGGAGTCCAAGTCGCTGGTCGCCTCGTCGAGCACCAAGATATCCGGGTCCTCAAGGATGGACCGAGCAATCGCCACGCGCTGGCGCTGGCCGCCGGAGAGGCGGACGCCGTCCTCACCGAGTTCTGTGTCCAGTCCATCGGGGAGAGACGGGAAGAATTCGTCGACATTCGAGATTGCACACGCCTGCTTGATCTCCTCTTCGGTCGCATCTCGGTTGCCGATCGTCAGATTGTACCGGAGCGTGTCACTGAACAGGAATGGTTTTTGGCGGACAATCGACACATGGTCGCGCCACGCGTCGATCCGAAACTCGCTGATCGGTCTGTCCTCCACCAGAATCTCGCCAGTGTCAGGTTCGTACAGTCGGGCAAGCAGGGAGACGATGGTCGACTTGCCCGCACCGGAGGGACCGACGAAGGCGACGAAATCGCCGCGTTCGAACTCGAAAGAGACGGTATCGAGGACCTGTGTACCGTCGCTATAGGTGAACGACACCTCGTCGAATTTGACACCGGAGACGGTCTCCGGCGGTGTCTGAGTGCCGTCACCCCGCTCCGATCGTGCCTCCAATCGTTCGGTAAACTCCTGCAACCGGACGAGATGGGGGAGGTTCCCCTGTGCCTTGTAAAACGTGTTGCTCAGCGTGCTGACCCGGGGAATCAGTCGGAACATCGCGAACAAGAACACAGCGAGACTCCCCAGCGACAGCGACGTGAACCGCAGGGAGACATAGATCAGCGAGAAAATAGTCAGCACACCAATCAATTGATAGAAACTCGCGATCGCGTTCTGATTGCGCCGGAGTGTAATCGTAGACTCGGTGTACTGGTCAATGGCGTTCGAAAACCGGTCATCAAGTTCGTCAATTAGCCCGAAGGTCTTGACATCGCGCGCGCCTTGGATGCCGGCCTGGACCACCGACTGTATCCGCTCATGCCCGTCCGCGACGCGGTCACCGGCGGAGTAGCCAGATTCAAGCCGTGTCCGGAACACGTAGGTGCTGATACCGAACAGAATACCAGAGCCAATCGCCAGAGTGGGCGCAATCACCACTGCAAGGGCAGCATACATCAGGCACATCGTCCCGAGTTCAAACAGCCGAACGACTTGATTAATCGTCGACCCTGCGTAGTCCGCCTGTTTGATGATCGCGTTCAGCATCTCGTCGGACCCGTACTCTTCGAAATAGCTGATTTCGGCATCCAGTGCGGCGCGGTAGCCCCGCTGTTGAAGATGGCGAATGTAGGTCGTTTCAAGAATGGCCCGGAGCCACGCTACGAGAAATGTCGACCCGTAGCGCAAAACCATAACGAACCCGATACCAAGCATAATCGTCTCAAGCGTGAAGGGGACCCCCAGTGTCTCGTAAGCCGTTCTGAACACCTCAATTAGACGGCTCTTACCCGCACTATCGCCACGTGCAGTCTGGATGACGGGAACAATGAACCCGATTCCGATACCCTCAAGAAACGCGGTCGCGACTCCGAGGCTGAAGACAACGATGATGGTCCGGGGCCGAAATTGAACGACATTGAACAGCGCGCGGAGTTTGCTCCGGAACGAGGGGGGAGTGTGCATAGTTCTCAGAAGGCGGGTTTAATTAGGAAGTGGTTGGGAAAGCTAAAAGCTTTGTTTCCGGCATTCCCGGGTACAGCTTGAAGTCGGGCAAAACGAAACAAGTGCGTTACCCTGCTGGCAGGACACAGCGGAACATAAAATCAGTGAGGTCAGGAAGCAAAAAGGTGTTCCGGTAGGTATGGCACCGGACTGAGGACAGTATCAGCAGCCGTAAACGTTAATTAACCATATACATTGGAATACTGTACTACGATGGCCCGTATTCTCGTGACAGGTGGTGCAGGGTTTCTCGGTGGATATCTCTGTGAGGCACTCCTTTCGGACGGACATCGCGTAATTTGTGTGGATAACTTCGGCAGTGGTCAGTACGAGAATGTCGAACATTTACGCGACAACGACCGCTTCGAAATAAAGGAACTAGACATCCGGGAGACAAATTCGTTTCCGGACGCCGACAGGATATTCCATCTCGCGTCCAGAGCCTCGCCCAAAGATTTCACGGAGTATCCAGTCCAAATCGCACTCACGAACACAATCGGCACCAGAAACGTCCTTGAACACGCCACAAGGTGTGGCGCACGCGTCCTCTATGCGTCCACAAGTGAGGTGTACGGTGAGCCAGAGGTCCACCCACAGCCCGAAACATACAACGGGAACGTGAATATCCGAGGCCCAAGGGGCTGCTACGACGAGTCAAAGCGATTCGGCGAGACACTGACTGTCGCCTATGAGAAAGAGTACGATGTCGACGTTCGAACTGTTCGGATATTCAATACTTATGGCCCACAGATGCGACCGGACGACGGCCGGGTTGTTCCGACATTCGTGACACAGGCACTCCAGGGGAATGATCTGACTGTGTACGGTGACGGAACGCAGACACGGAGTTTCTGCTACGTCTCGGACATGATTGCTGGCCTGCGAACGTTCATGCGGACCGACGGATTCCAAGGCGACGTACTCAACATGGGTAACGACAACGAAATTAGCATTGAGACATTGGCAGAGACAATAATCGAACTTACCGGTACCGAGAGCTCGATACAGTACATGCCGCTTCCAGACGACGACCCGTCACGGCGGCAACCGGATCTCGAAAAAACGAGATACAAGCTGGACTGGGAACCAGCAGTGTCCCTCGAAGAAGGCCTGCGAAAGACGCTTGAGTACTATCGGGACTCGTGAGCTACTGATGAGTATCCGGGTCGGTATCGACGCACGGTTTCTTGGCCGGACAGGAATCGGACGGTATGTGAAGAACCTGCTGCAGTCGTTGCCGACAGTCGTCAACGTCGTTGCGTTCGTGACTAGTGAGACAATAGCCACGGCTGAGCGCGCCAGACCGTCAGCGGAGACAAGACGTGTGTATGCGGACCCGTTTAGCCCACTCGAACAGATGACGCTGCCGGCACAGTTGTATCGATCACGTATCGACTGTTTTCACGCCACCCAGTTCAACATACCTCTCATCTGGACCGGTCCCCTAGTGACGACGATTCACGACTGTGCGTACGACCACTTTCCATCCGAATTCGGCGATAGAGGGCCCCTAGCCAGACAGTACTACCGGTCGATGATGGCGCGGGCTGTCAGACAGTCTGACACGGTTGTCGCCGTCTCCGAAAGCACGAAGCGAGACCTAGCTTCCTTCTACGATGCCGACCCCGACGACGTTCAGACCGTCTACGAGGGTGTTTCGCCGTCGGAATTCGGCAATTCCACCGGTCAACCGGCAACCGTCAATGGCGCGTATCTACTGTACGTGGGGTCCAACCGACCACGAAAGAACATCGAGAATCTTCTGCAGGGGGTGTCGATAGCGAACGAGAAACGTGCCGAACCGATTCCACTCGTCATGGCCGGAGAATATAATGACAGGTTCGGTGACCTCAAAGAGGTGATCCACCGCTGGGGATTGGAAGCCGTCGTCCACCGTCCGGGCTACGTTGAGGACGCGGAACTTGCTCGGCTCTATGCCCATGCCACTGCATTCGTCTTCCCATCTCTATACGAGGGTTTCGGACTCCCTCTACTGGAAGCGATGGCCGCCGGAACGCCCGTCATCGCGGCGGATAGGGCGTCAATCCCAGAGGTGTGTGGTGAGGCCGCCAGATACATCACACCCACCGACCCAAACAGTATCGCCGACGGAATCATTGAAGTTACCAGTTCCGAGCGGCTCCGGGCGGAGCTGCGTCGGAAAGGTTATAATCAGGTCAATCGGTTCGACTGGGCGACGATGGGAAACAGACTCTCCAACATCTACTACAGCGCGGCCGGCTCGGATCAAGGGACCTGTTACGACAACGACCGCCAATAGCGTCGACCGGACCGGCATTCGTAACTACCACGTCAGCCCTTCGTACGTAATCCCCTCACGCCGCCCCACAATCCGCCGTCCGTCGACCACGACCGGGTCGGCCATCGCGTCGAACTCGTCGTCCAAGGCCGCGAACTCGTCCCAGTCGGTCACCACCACCGCGCCCGATGCCCCATCCAGTGCCTCACCAGCAGACTCTGCGTACTCGACGTCGGGATAGCGCTCGCGCATATTCTCGGTGGCGACGGGGTCGTAGGCTACCACGTCGGCCCCCCGCTCTTGGAGGCCTTCGATGACCGGCACGGCCCGCGTGTTCCGGATGTCGTCGGTCCCGGGCTTGAACGCGAGGCCAAGGACGGCGACGCGCTTGCCCTGCACGTCGACGTGGTCGTCCAGTAGCGAGAGCAGGCGTTCGGGTTGGGCGTCGTTCAACTCGACGGCCGCCGACAGCACCGCGGGGTCGTAGCCGCGTTCGCGGGCGGCGGCGATGATGGCGTCGGTGTCTTTCGGGAAGCAGTTGTGGACCACCAGTCCGTCCGTCGTCACGAACGTGTGATTATCCTTTACTTCCAGTGAATACACCTCGGTCGATGCATCGTTAGTATCGATATCACGGACCTCGACTGTCGTGTGAGTGCCCCCATCAGCATGCCCCGTCGGTTTGATATCTCGGTCGTAGGCGTCAAGACGTTGCTGGATGGCTTGTTGGTCTGCAGGGAGGAACATGTCTTTCAGCATCGCAATCTGTCGTTTCGAGCTCACACGGAGGAAGTGGGCTGGCCTCGTGGATTTCGCCGACTGAGAGGTCTTGTAGCTGGGTACGATACCGATACTGTGAAGGAGAAACTGCATCCCCTGAATTAACTCCTCACTGACGGACCCGTAATCGTACACGACAGCGTTAGAATGGCTTGTGTATTCGATGTGTCCGTCGCCCCGGAACAGGCCAGACAAGAGCTCTTTCCGATGGCCGATTGGTTCCTGATAGGCGATGTCTGGAATCGCTGCTGTGTATGATCCCGTTCCACAACCGAGCCATTCGAGTAGGTAGGCGAAGACACGGCTCGAAACCTTGATTTGCGTCGCCGTCTCCTGTGTCTCGGTCCGGTATCGGATTCCGAGTCCCTCGTAGAACGACTCGGCGTCCGAGACATACTCGTCTTCCTTAGATGGGTGGAAGCTCAGGAAAACTCGCTTTCTGGCGGTAGAGCCGCGTCCCGAGTTGTCTTCGTTGATGTGGCCTTCGCTCAGGTAGTAGCCGATGAACCGCCAGAACGCGTCGTCTGCAGTGATGACCGCGGGAACGTACGTTTGTCCACCGCCGACCGTCGTGTATATCGACAGATCCTCGCGGCCAAACGGTAACTCCTCTTCGTATTCGAGGAACACATCCAGTGGGAGGTAGTTACTCCGAACGAGGTCGTGAAGTTTCGAGTAGTCGAACTGTCGGTTATACTCAGCCAACACGTCACGGAACTCGTCATCGATGGTCTGGAGTTCGAACGACGGTTTCAGGTAGACGTTCGAATTATCGAAGCGATCAGCGGAAGCCACGAGTTCGAGTAGGTCTATCGCTCCGACGGGGTCTTCCGGCAGGCTCGTTTGTACCGGAAGCTTGTCACCGGACGACAACGTGCTAGCCTCACAGACTGTTGGTTTACCGCTCTCGATGGCCAGCATCGGATGGTCCCGAGTGACGGTAACCTCTTTATTCATTTTCGTCCGGATCGTATAGAGTTCGTCTTCGTACGGCCGACGTGTCGCTGCCTCGACCGGCTTGAACTCGAATGACCCGTTCTTGCCACAGCTGAGTACGGAGACATCTGCGACAGTGTCACCCGTAACGTACCGGTCGAAGAACTCCGCGAGGGTCAGGAGTTTGGTACCTTCTTGATCCTTTGCCATCACTCGCTGGTCACCAGTGAGACAACTGCCGCCCCACCCCACGCCGCTGCGCAGGAACTGCTCGCCGATGCGGTCGTCTAAGCCGATGGCGTCGGCCACCTCGTAGGCGTCGACGCCGAACTCCTTGCAGACGTTCCCGATGTCGTTGATGAGGCTGACCTTCGAGGCGAGGAAGGTGTTGTTGGCGTACTTTATCATCTCGGCCTCGGCGATGCCCGTCTCGACGACGGGGACGTCGCCGTCGGCGGCCTCGCGAAGGGGGGCGTAGAGGTCGTGAAGCAGGGCGAACGCCCGGTCGTCGTCGGCCCCGAAGACGAGTTTGTCGGGGTTCAGGAAGTCTTCGACGGCCGTACCCTCGCGCTGGAACTCGGGGTTCGAGGCGACAAGGAAGTCCTCGCCGCGGGTCAGGCCCGATTCGGCGATGCGCGGGGCGAGCACCTCGTCGGTCGTCGTCGGAATCACGGTGGACTTCGTGACGACGAGGTGGGGGCCGTCGTCGCCGTCGCCCGCCGCCAGCGCTTCCCCGACGCTTGCCGCGCCCGCTTCCATGTACTGGAGGTCGATACTGCCGTCCTCGTTGGAGGGGGTCGGCAAGGCCAGCATCGTCAAGTCCGTCTCGCGGACCACGTCGTAGTCGGTGGTCGCCCGCAGTCGCTCGCCGCCGTGTTCGGCGACGAGTTCGTCCAGTCCCGGTTCGTGGATGGGCGACTCACCGGCGTTGACGGCGTCGACGATGGCCTCGTCGATGTCGATAGTCGTGACCTCGTGCCCCAGGTCGGCGAGACACGCCGCGACGGTCGTCCCGACGTAGCCGCTCCCGACGATGCTGACGTTCATTGAGCGTGGGTTGGCCACCACCCTACTTGAGAACTCGGGTCCTTCGGAACGGTAGAGACGGCGTCAGCGTGGCTGGCCGACCTTTTGAAATCGCCCGCACGAGCGGTCGCCTACCGGCCGATAGCCACCCCATAACAACACCCCGGTCTGACGGAAGCCGAATCAGCAGACAGGCGACGTACGTCGCCCCCAGACAGCATGAACGTTGAACGAGTCGTGTCGGTCGCCGTCGCGTGTCTCGTCGTCGTCGCCGTCGGCCTCTCGGCGTCGACACTCGACGAGTCGATGTCGACCGACCCAGGCGACGCTATCGACCCAGAGTACGACGCCCTCCCCATCGGCGAGGAACAGGCGGGAGACGTCGAGGCGGCGGCGAAGGGCCTCCACGAACAGTACGAGAACCAACGCGACGGGAGCGTCCGGCGACCCGAACGCGCCGAGAGCGGGCCGACTAGCCAGTCCCAACAGTCCCAACAGTCCAGCCAGTCGAGTCAGTCGTCGGACGGACAATCGGGCGCGGACAGTAGCGAGACGCAGGGACAGACCGAGCGGCCGACCAACCCCGGACCGGACTGGTGGGCGATACTCACGGGCCTCGCGCTGGTCGCGGCGGTCCTCGGACTGACGTACCGCTACCGGCGGCGCATCGTCGCGCTCCTCGGCACGGTCGTCGGGGCTGAGCGACGGTCCGGCGAGGTGTCGGAGATGGTCCCGAACCCCACGAACGGCGTTCAGCGGGCGTGGGTGGAACTCCTCCGGCGCGCGGGGATTACCGACCCGCGGACGCGGACGCCGCGGGACTGCGCGCGGCGGGCCGTCGAAACCGGCTTCGACGCCGACGCCGTCGACCGACTCCGCCACACGTTCGAGGAGGTACAGTACGGGCAGACACAACCGACGCCGGAACAGGAGCGACGCGCCAGCGAGACGCTGGACGGGTTAGAGGAGCGCGAATGAACCCGACCGCGCCCCGCCTCCGTCGGGTCGGGAAGTACGCGCTCGTCGGCCTCGGCGTCGTCGTCTTCGGTCTCGCGCTGTCGTCGAACGACCCCGCATCGGGGCTGGTCGACGCCGCCCTCGAAGCGCTCGGCAACGACTACTTCCTGCTGGCGGCGTTCGGCGCTCTCGCGCTGGTCGTCTTCGGCGGGATGGCGCTCAGACGGGCTATCGAGCGCGTCGACCAGGCCGCACCGCCCGACCCCGAGACGATTCGAGACGCCCCGCGACCGGGCCACCGCTTCGACACGAAAGTCAC
This window encodes:
- a CDS encoding sulfatase-like hydrolase/transferase, which translates into the protein MKDTVSVGVSSVLRGDLRHPLEWLMRATSARDSHPFVLRGSPTLPSWMAYDGTPTTVRIADGNGRNRYRDVLHLRNGDRLTVDPPQEFDTLGFEVVDPAGVCRLTVSVTFDTDSGTDSKQAMYRPPDDGGPAIVPFQFELPAPTTRATIELTAVAGDSPYDSRLVSLARVLPVQTTQWLKIERDPWLSRPSVNRTPDDRPHVFVVSIDSLRYDYLDALDPLLAALGDRVTVPSEPRVQGTATQQSHGALYTGTHPGIHGITHGTLDENRPTIAELLSDAQYRCSACVSSGNLSPGFGFGRGFYRYDHQEMDWEDRQFDARSIVDTAIEWLETDLAGGHQVFQFLHLFDAHYPYVPPAPFSPDIEADFELVSRTLTLAARLQDTQVEPTTLDQTELQEGDLDRLKRSYWQSLRYVASQLRRFVDELSRAGVLGESLIVVTGDHGEEFFENGYAFHNSLHDENIRPGMVVKTPADSDIAVPETPDIIDLLPTVVRATGGDVPARCPGQPWQETDRETVRITERIIRPVYQLAIEDGEEKAILTYPSNYPDRPTPETADRGPDSVVYYRLSGSESEREERISVPETHDEEWFLGKAEEFLSEHHSGRQGNKGAVSPSVTRRLKDLGYK
- a CDS encoding ABC transporter ATP-binding protein, which translates into the protein MHTPPSFRSKLRALFNVVQFRPRTIIVVFSLGVATAFLEGIGIGFIVPVIQTARGDSAGKSRLIEVFRTAYETLGVPFTLETIMLGIGFVMVLRYGSTFLVAWLRAILETTYIRHLQQRGYRAALDAEISYFEEYGSDEMLNAIIKQADYAGSTINQVVRLFELGTMCLMYAALAVVIAPTLAIGSGILFGISTYVFRTRLESGYSAGDRVADGHERIQSVVQAGIQGARDVKTFGLIDELDDRFSNAIDQYTESTITLRRNQNAIASFYQLIGVLTIFSLIYVSLRFTSLSLGSLAVFLFAMFRLIPRVSTLSNTFYKAQGNLPHLVRLQEFTERLEARSERGDGTQTPPETVSGVKFDEVSFTYSDGTQVLDTVSFEFERGDFVAFVGPSGAGKSTIVSLLARLYEPDTGEILVEDRPISEFRIDAWRDHVSIVRQKPFLFSDTLRYNLTIGNRDATEEEIKQACAISNVDEFFPSLPDGLDTELGEDGVRLSGGQRQRVAIARSILEDPDILVLDEATSDLDSISENDVQAGIESMDNNYALVVVAHRLSTVTNADVIHVMEDGKMLESGNHDELMGQDGLYSSLYRHHK
- a CDS encoding UDP-glucuronic acid decarboxylase family protein, whose amino-acid sequence is MARILVTGGAGFLGGYLCEALLSDGHRVICVDNFGSGQYENVEHLRDNDRFEIKELDIRETNSFPDADRIFHLASRASPKDFTEYPVQIALTNTIGTRNVLEHATRCGARVLYASTSEVYGEPEVHPQPETYNGNVNIRGPRGCYDESKRFGETLTVAYEKEYDVDVRTVRIFNTYGPQMRPDDGRVVPTFVTQALQGNDLTVYGDGTQTRSFCYVSDMIAGLRTFMRTDGFQGDVLNMGNDNEISIETLAETIIELTGTESSIQYMPLPDDDPSRRQPDLEKTRYKLDWEPAVSLEEGLRKTLEYYRDS
- a CDS encoding glycosyltransferase family 4 protein; translation: MSIRVGIDARFLGRTGIGRYVKNLLQSLPTVVNVVAFVTSETIATAERARPSAETRRVYADPFSPLEQMTLPAQLYRSRIDCFHATQFNIPLIWTGPLVTTIHDCAYDHFPSEFGDRGPLARQYYRSMMARAVRQSDTVVAVSESTKRDLASFYDADPDDVQTVYEGVSPSEFGNSTGQPATVNGAYLLYVGSNRPRKNIENLLQGVSIANEKRAEPIPLVMAGEYNDRFGDLKEVIHRWGLEAVVHRPGYVEDAELARLYAHATAFVFPSLYEGFGLPLLEAMAAGTPVIAADRASIPEVCGEAARYITPTDPNSIADGIIEVTSSERLRAELRRKGYNQVNRFDWATMGNRLSNIYYSAAGSDQGTCYDNDRQ
- a CDS encoding DUF4129 domain-containing protein translates to MNVERVVSVAVACLVVVAVGLSASTLDESMSTDPGDAIDPEYDALPIGEEQAGDVEAAAKGLHEQYENQRDGSVRRPERAESGPTSQSQQSQQSSQSSQSSDGQSGADSSETQGQTERPTNPGPDWWAILTGLALVAAVLGLTYRYRRRIVALLGTVVGAERRSGEVSEMVPNPTNGVQRAWVELLRRAGITDPRTRTPRDCARRAVETGFDADAVDRLRHTFEEVQYGQTQPTPEQERRASETLDGLEERE